A segment of the Bacteroidales bacterium genome:
AATATTCCCGAACGCGCTCAAACAATTCTTGTAGGTCCCAGCAGCAGCCTTATTCCTGATGTTTTATTCAGGCATAAAATAAACATTATAGGTTCGACAAGAATACTTGATGCAGAAAAAATGTTCACTATAATTTCCGAAGGAGGTACGGGTTATCATTTATTCAATACCTGTGCAAAAAAAATATGTATACTCAATGATGGCTTTAAAAAAAATTGATAATATCTGGTTAAAAGCCTCTGTTTTGGGCTGCCTTTGGGCATCTTCTGAAATTGTGATCGGTAGTTTTCTACATAACCTTCGTGTTCCTTTTTGTGGAAATATTTTAACAGGTATTGGTATTATTATCATGGTTTCTGTCGGGCAAATTTGGACAGAACGCGGATTATTCTGGCGAACAGGGCTGGTATGCGCTTTAATGAAATCCATTTCCCCAAGCGCTATTATTTTCGGACCAATGATTGCCATTTTTACCGAAGCGCTGATCATGGAAGCCAGTACTTTTATATTCCGCAAAAGCATGTTCTCATTTTTGGTTGGCAGTGCATTGGCAATGCTATGGAACCTTGTACAACTTTTGCTTTCTTATGTAATTACTTATGGTTCCAATATTATTTATTTGTTTGAAAAACTTACTGAGAATTTTCAGCGTCAGCTTGGATTTGCTTATTCAAATTACTGGTGGCCTGTAGAAATTATTGCAATTTTTTATATCCTTGCAGGGATGGTAGCAGGAGGTATTGGTTTATATATTGGAAAGAAATCAAAAAAAACAAACCTGAACGAACAGGGAAATTTTACGAATAATACTGAACAAAACATTTCACGAATAAATAAACAACCTGAAGGTAATTTTTCATTAGGATTATTAATATGTAATATTATTATAATGATTGTTGCATTGAATATTTTTAGTTTTAAAAATATTTTATTATCGGTCATTACTGTTATAATAGTTGCTACATTTTGGATAATAAAATATCCGAAAGTGCTCAGGCCATTAAAAAAACCGGGCTTCTGGATTTTTCTGGTTCTCACTACAACTTTATCAGCATACCTGTTCACGAACATTACAACCGGAAAAAATAACGGTTGGATAATTGGCGCAGAAATGAACCTGCGCGCAATTGTAATGATACTGGGATTTGCTGTGGTAGGTAAGGAATTACGAAATCCTGTTATTGGGAAATGTTTATATGGCATCGGTTTTAAACAGCTGCCTGTTGCTTTGGAACTTGCTTTTGAATCATTGCCGGCAGTAATTTCAAATGTGCCGGGATGGAAAGATATTACCCGTAAACCTTTTTCATCTTTTCTTACTTACGTTAAAAAAGCGGATCTGCATTTTAAAGAACAGGAAGTAAGAATAAAAAATGACCAAAGAATAATTGTCCTTACTGGTAAAGGAAATGTGGGAAAGACAAGTTTTCTTGAAAAAATAATTACCATTCTTAAAGAAGAAGGCCGCGATGTTCGGGGAATTCTTTCGGTAGGCGTATTAGAGCAGAATTACAAAACAGGTTATAATTTGCTGAATATTTCCACGGGTGAAGAAAAATTGTTTATCAAAGATGAGAATTTTCCTGAATCAACAAAATTCAGAAAATTTTATTTCAGTAATGATGGCTTGAAATGGGGCATGAAAATATTAGAATCGGAAATAAATTTTGATTCGCAAATATTAATAATTGATGAAATAGGACCGTGGGAACTTGAAGAAGGAGGCTGGGCTGAAAGTTTAAATAAACTTGCGGCGCATTCAAAATATAAAATGATTTGGGTGGTGCGTGAAGAAATACTTACGGATGTAATTGGCAAATGGAACCTGAAGAACCCTGTTATTATTGATGTTTCAAAAACCCGGGTTTCTGAGGCACAAGAAAAGATTCTTAAATTTTTCTTATAGTCCTGAATTATTCCTATTCCTTAAAGTGTAAAAAATTTATTTAGAAAAAATTTGTGATTAATATACAAGAAATAATTTTCAAATTCTTTTTTGCTAACTTTGATATTCAAAATAATATTAAAAAAGGATTTTAACTTGAGATTATTAAAAATGTTGACCAACTTTTAAAACTCAATGAAGAAAAATCAGAAACAAAACTGCAAACAAAAATTGAACAACTCGAAAGCAAGATTGATTATTGCGAAAGTAGGATAAATGAAATAGTTTATGAATTATATGGTTTAACAGATGATGAAATAAAAATTGTTGAGGGAAAATAAAATTAAAAATGCACTGTCCCGTAGGGACAAAATATTTATAGAACAATAATATCGTAATACATCAAAGTCCCGTAGGGACGTAATAAAAAGAAGAATTTATAGCATACAGTGAGAAATATATTTTAAAGATGTTAAATAATATATCGTCCCTACGGGACTTGTAACGGCACATGGTCTGTTTTTTTATAAACATTAAGTTCCTAACGGGACAAATGAAAGAAGAAATAAAAATTAAACAAATTCTAAAACCATGAAAATATTAATATTTGAGAATAAATTAAAATTGTAGAATAAAAATAAAGAATAAAACGCACTGTCCCGTAGGGACAAAATATTTATAATAACAATAATAACATAATGCATCAAAGTCCCGTAGGGACGATATATAAAAAATGAATCATGGCAAACACGTTCACACAAATGTATATTCAATTTGTATTTGCAGTTCAGGATAGAATTTCATTAATTCAACCCAATTGGAAAGATGAACTCTACAAATATATTACAGGTATTGTGCAAAATAACAAACATAAACTAATTGCAATAAATGGAACCGCTAACCATCTTCATATTTTTGTAGGTTATAAACCTCATCAGCTAATACCCGATTTGCTTCAGGATATTAAAGGTTCTTCATCGGGCTGGATTAACAGCAAAAAATTTTTAAAAGGAAAATTCAGTTGGCAGGAAGGTTATGGAGCATTTTCATATTCACACTCTCATATTGATAATGTGGTGAATTATATTATGAACCAGGAAGAACACCATAAGAAAAGAACATTCAGGGAAGAATATATTGATTTATTAAAGAAATTTAATATTGCTTACGATGAGAAATACATTTTAAAAGATGTTGAATAATATATCGTCCCTACGGGACTTGTAACGGCACATGGTCTGTTTTTTATAAACATTAAGTCCCTGACGAGACAAATAAAAACGAAATAAAAATTAAATAAATTCGAAAACCATGAAAATATTAATATTTGGAGAGTAAATAAAAATTGTAGAATGAAAATAAAGAATAAAACGCACTGTCCCGTAGGGACAAAATATTTATAGAACAATAATATCATAATGCATCAAAGTCCCGTAGGGACGATATATAAAAAAGGTAACTAATAATAATTTTAAAAAAATAATCTTGATTTTTCTATTCAACTATTCTTATTTCCGAAATCATTTTAATTGCTCTGTCAGAAAAATAATCCGAGGCAGCGAAAATTGAAAAGGCTCCGTTTTCCTTATCATCACTGCGATTTAGTAATAATGTTTCTGCAAAATCATTACGATTAAATAATTCGCTATAAGTGAAAACGCATCGGTAACCATCTTTTCCAACTACAACAACCAAACCTTTTTGAATATTATTCTTATTCAGTTGAACATATTTTGCAAGAACATTTTTTAATGGAGCTCCTTTAAAATCACTTATTCCGTGAATGCCTCTTCCTCTGCCATAGAATACTGTTGAGTAATCTTCCTTCTTCAATTCATCAGGATATTTCGAAATTTTATCAACTTGTTTTTCATTTTTTGTTATGGTTATTTCTTTAGCATATTTGTCCTGTAAATCACGGTTAACGGGAATTGAAGCAGAATATGATTTAACGGTAATTTTTGTAGGGTTTGAAATATTTCTTACAGTAATAAGGTCGGTTGCTACAATTAATTTATTTTCGGTTGGAAGTGGCCATAAGTCTTTTGTTTTCGAAGGTACAATGCGAGCGACTTGTGTCGCGAAAAATATTTTATAGCGATTCACCGGATAATATAATTCGCCCCAACTAAAAACAACTTTATCTCCTTTTGCATTTTCAACTTCAACATACAAATCAATTATTGAATTGAATTCTGCTTCATTTTTCTTTTTAAGAATGATGTTATTTAGAATATCATAAAGCGAATATCCGTCATAACGGTATGCTCCAACAAAAGCGGTATCGCCATTTTCATTCAGTGTAGCTTCCTTAACTATTTCTGATCGAAGCGGAAGTTTTGAAAGGTCTACTGTAACTGCATTTGCAACTTCTCCTGTTATTTCTAATTTGGGAATTTCAAGATTGTATGTAGAATCATTATCATAGAAATCATTGGTCTCTGTTTTGCTTTGTGCTGATAAAGCCTGAGCAAAAAGCATTGATAAAAAAATAAAAACAATTTTTTTCATTTTAGTAAGGTTTTATGTGTTATAATTATTTGTCTATTTAATCATATTGAAATAAATTTTGCGCACGAAGCTTTAAAGCTTGTCCAAACTTCTTTTCCTTTTATTAATTCTAATTTTTCAAAGGAATCTTTTGAAATGATAGATGTGATTTTTATTTCACCTATATTCACTACAACTTCAATTCCTGTTCTTGCCGGGAAAAAATCAATTACCGTTCCTTTGAAAATATTTCGCGAACTACTTTCTGTCTGAACATTAGAAATTACAATGCTTTCAGAAGGTATCAACAAGAAGCCTTCTCCTGACGTATTTTCTGTTGTAACGTAAATTTTTATGTTATTAGTTTCAAATGATTTAAGGTCGCTATTGTTTTCATTTGAAATTAAATTTCCTTTATAGAAATTTTTTACACCTATAAATTTTGCAATGAATTCTGATTTTGGAAACATGAATACTTCTTCAGGTGAACCGATTTGAACAATATTGCCATGTTCAATAACGGCAAGCCTGTTGGCAAGTGATATGGCTTCTTCATAATCATGCGTAACGTGAATAATAGTTTGTCCATTATTATTTATTTTTCTGAGCAAACTTCGAAGCTCATATCTTAACGAGGAATCAATATTTGATAAGGGCTCATCAAGCAAAAGACATTCGGGTTTGGTGGCAAGCGCCCTTGCAAGTGCCACTCTCTGAGCTTCTCCGCCGGATAATGTTCCCGGTTTTCTTTGAAGGAAATTTTTAATTTCAACTAAATCGGCTAATTCATTTACTGTATTTCTAATTTCGTTTGAACTTTTCTTTTTGCAACGTAAAGAAAAAGCGATGTTTTCAAATACCGTCAAATGAGGGAAAAGAACCTGGTCCTGGTATACGAGTGCTGTTTTTCTTTTTTGTATTTTTTCAAAAGTTATATTATTTCCATTCAATAAAATTTCACCGGAATCAGGATTTGTAATTCCAGAAATAATTTCCAGTAACATCGATTTTCCCATACCTGATGCGCCAAGCAAAACAAAATAATCGCCTTTCTCAACAGAAAAAGAAATATTTTTCAAATTGAAATTTTGAAATGATTTCGATATGTTCTTAATTTCTATCATTTATTTTGTTCCTGGAAAACAGTCTAAGCGCAACAAATAAAATAAGACATATAATTATAAATAAAACAGCAATAGGTCTTGCATACTGCAATCCGAATGAATTAAATCTTTCAAATATCATTACCGGTGTTGTCATGGGATGATATGCAATAATAATAACCGCGCCGAATTCACTCATTCCTCGGGCCCACATCATTATTAATCCTGAAAGAACGGGACGCCATGCCAGAGGCAAAGTGATAGTAAAAAATGAACGCAGGGGTGAAGCGCCAAGATTCATTGCTGCTTTCTCTAATTTTACAGGAACTGTATTGAATCCATCAATGGCGCTTGTTAAAAGATAAGGAATGCTCACAAATGCCATTGCCAGCATGATTCCGGCTGTACTGCTTACAAAACCAAAACCCATGCTTTCCGCTATTTTTCCCATTAAAGTATTTCTTGACAGAACAGATAATAATGCAATACCGGCAGCAGAGTGAGGAATCACAATAGGTAAATTAATAATTCCAATAATTATTTTTTTAAAATAAAATTCTTTTCGTGATAAAACATATGCGAGAGGAATGCAACCTATTGCAAAAATTATTGTTCCCAGCATCGATATCCAAATAGTTAACCAAATGCTGTCTGTAACTTCTGAATCTTTTATTGTTTCTGTTATTTCTTTTCCTGATGTAGAAAATAACATACCCAATAACGGAGCGATGATGAACAGCAGTACCAGTCCGCCTAAAAAACTGAATGCAAGTATTAGTTTATTATTTTTCACTTTTTTCTTTAGTAGCAAATTGTTTAAGTGAATCCGGAAGATTGTCGAATGTTGGTGTGTAAGAAGGAACCAATGAAGGTTGACCATTTGCTTCAATAATCTTCATCCCTTTTGTTTTGTTTAGAAAGAATTCAACAAAAGCCAATGCCGCTTTCATATTTGGAGCATTCTTGGGAATAGTAATTCCGTATACCATTGCTTCACCTTTCTGAATTTTTTTCTCTCCGGGCTTTTTGCCTTTTACTTCAACTGAAACGGTTGAATAAAGAGAATCTAATTTCGGATTTTTTAAATTGATATCATCAGGTAATGCTACATATTTAAGCTTGTGCTGTTCTGCAACCGATTTATAAATAAAAATATAATCAATGGTATTACTTTCTAGCAATGCAAGTAAATCAACTTCTTTTGGACGGATATGCTGTATATCTTTTTTTAGAATTTTATCTGCAAAACCTTTTTTATTATAATATTTTTCCGAGAGTTTTGCAGTTAGAACTGCTCTGTATCCGCAGGGATCGGCATCAGGGTCGGCTCTTCCAAAAGCAACTTTATCATTAAGTAAAACGTCGTACCAATTGTCTTTATTGATTTCAGAGCCTTTGCGTGATTTTTCATTAAATGCAATTACCATTTCATTTGAAGCAAATTTTATACTCCAATCGGCATATTCTGGAATCAGATTTTTATCAATGACCTTTACATCTGCTGAAGCGAAAACATCACAGGGCTTTTTCAGTTCGCTGATTTTACGTGCGCATTCCACG
Coding sequences within it:
- a CDS encoding ABC transporter permease: MKNNKLILAFSFLGGLVLLFIIAPLLGMLFSTSGKEITETIKDSEVTDSIWLTIWISMLGTIIFAIGCIPLAYVLSRKEFYFKKIIIGIINLPIVIPHSAAGIALLSVLSRNTLMGKIAESMGFGFVSSTAGIMLAMAFVSIPYLLTSAIDGFNTVPVKLEKAAMNLGASPLRSFFTITLPLAWRPVLSGLIMMWARGMSEFGAVIIIAYHPMTTPVMIFERFNSFGLQYARPIAVLFIIICLILFVALRLFSRNKINDRN
- the wtpA gene encoding tungstate ABC transporter substrate-binding protein WtpA — its product is MINKISAAVIGISLLAILASCGGNSDKNNQSDKDTAITGNLILFHAGSLSVPIKEIIKEFNKEYPKVKVLAEAAGSVECARKISELKKPCDVFASADVKVIDKNLIPEYADWSIKFASNEMVIAFNEKSRKGSEINKDNWYDVLLNDKVAFGRADPDADPCGYRAVLTAKLSEKYYNKKGFADKILKKDIQHIRPKEVDLLALLESNTIDYIFIYKSVAEQHKLKYVALPDDINLKNPKLDSLYSTVSVEVKGKKPGEKKIQKGEAMVYGITIPKNAPNMKAALAFVEFFLNKTKGMKIIEANGQPSLVPSYTPTFDNLPDSLKQFATKEKSEK
- a CDS encoding ABC transporter ATP-binding protein; its protein translation is MIEIKNISKSFQNFNLKNISFSVEKGDYFVLLGASGMGKSMLLEIISGITNPDSGEILLNGNNITFEKIQKRKTALVYQDQVLFPHLTVFENIAFSLRCKKKSSNEIRNTVNELADLVEIKNFLQRKPGTLSGGEAQRVALARALATKPECLLLDEPLSNIDSSLRYELRSLLRKINNNGQTIIHVTHDYEEAISLANRLAVIEHGNIVQIGSPEEVFMFPKSEFIAKFIGVKNFYKGNLISNENNSDLKSFETNNIKIYVTTENTSGEGFLLIPSESIVISNVQTESSSRNIFKGTVIDFFPARTGIEVVVNIGEIKITSIISKDSFEKLELIKGKEVWTSFKASCAKFISI
- the tnpA gene encoding IS200/IS605 family transposase; amino-acid sequence: MANTFTQMYIQFVFAVQDRISLIQPNWKDELYKYITGIVQNNKHKLIAINGTANHLHIFVGYKPHQLIPDLLQDIKGSSSGWINSKKFLKGKFSWQEGYGAFSYSHSHIDNVVNYIMNQEEHHKKRTFREEYIDLLKKFNIAYDEKYILKDVE
- a CDS encoding nucleoside-triphosphatase, with the protein product MALKKIDNIWLKASVLGCLWASSEIVIGSFLHNLRVPFCGNILTGIGIIIMVSVGQIWTERGLFWRTGLVCALMKSISPSAIIFGPMIAIFTEALIMEASTFIFRKSMFSFLVGSALAMLWNLVQLLLSYVITYGSNIIYLFEKLTENFQRQLGFAYSNYWWPVEIIAIFYILAGMVAGGIGLYIGKKSKKTNLNEQGNFTNNTEQNISRINKQPEGNFSLGLLICNIIIMIVALNIFSFKNILLSVITVIIVATFWIIKYPKVLRPLKKPGFWIFLVLTTTLSAYLFTNITTGKNNGWIIGAEMNLRAIVMILGFAVVGKELRNPVIGKCLYGIGFKQLPVALELAFESLPAVISNVPGWKDITRKPFSSFLTYVKKADLHFKEQEVRIKNDQRIIVLTGKGNVGKTSFLEKIITILKEEGRDVRGILSVGVLEQNYKTGYNLLNISTGEEKLFIKDENFPESTKFRKFYFSNDGLKWGMKILESEINFDSQILIIDEIGPWELEEGGWAESLNKLAAHSKYKMIWVVREEILTDVIGKWNLKNPVIIDVSKTRVSEAQEKILKFFL